The genomic stretch CATTGGTATATGGATCAAATGAACCTGGGAAAATTGCGGTTTTTTTCATGTCTTCAGCTTGCCCAAAAGGCTTCCAGTTTTTTGGTTTCCCTAAAGCTTTCGGCTCCTGGGAGATAATTTTGGGTGGGTTTTGGAGAGGTAATTTCCATGTTCTTGAAATACTTTCGAAGTACTTGTTCCTGGACGTTGATTTCTTCCAAGTTTCCGCAAAGGGTGATTTTACAGTGCATCCTGTCGAATGCCAATTGGTGAAGAACACTGAAACTGTATTTTAGAAAATCCTGATTGTTCCGCACTTCAAACCGGTTGAAAAATTTCAACTCTTTATTCGTGAAACCTGCAATGTAGACTTCATTATCCTCAATTATCACTGCAAGTTCCTGATTGAGCATTAGAGGTTTCTCTCCAAGCAAATAAGTAATGGCGAGGCTACTGCCATGCTTTAGACTAAGGTTATTGACATACTTGCTAAAGATGGCTAACGTAGCTTTTTCGATGCCTCCTACGATGACGAGCTGATCTTCATTTAGACTTGAGTAAAATGAATCGGTACCGTCAGTTTTGGTACTGAAGTTAAGATAGGTTTCTGCTTCAGAGGCATCAAACAATACGCTGGGAACCAAACAAAAATCAGGTGAATAAACGTAGAGCGTGGCTTCGCAGTGACTGGCCTTTTGTGAAATGAACAAGTCTTTTTGCAAGATCATTTCTAGTTCATTTTTTTCCACAAAGGGGTAGTCATTTACCCCAATGACCAAGCCGTTTTGGTTTTTGGCCAGTACGATCAGCCTTTGCGGATAAAATAAAAGCGATAAACCTGACGTGTTTGACACGTCAAGTTTATCGCAGTGAAATTCTGTATGTGTATTTGTTACCGTTTTTGCCAAGGTTATTCCCAGTTACCTGAGGTAGAAGCGTCTGTTTTCGATCCCACTCTCAGCGCTTTCTCATTGTTGTTTTGTCTTCTTTCTGGATTTACAGGAGCAGGGTCTCTGATCTCGAATACATCGATAAGTGTTTTGCTGGCTCCTCTTTCCACTTTGTCCGCAAAGAACTCAAATGTTTTTCCTCCTGATCCGGGTACTACATTCAGGGTGTTGATGTTAAATTCAGGATACTTTCTTTCATTGAAAAGGGAGTCCATTACATTAACGGAACCTAGCGTATCATAGTGAATAGTCACTTCCTCTTCACCATAATCCAATAATTTGGTTTCTTCAGTCTTCTGGACAATGAAGATATCACCGTCTTCAATGAATTTTCTTAAATCCTGCCAGTTTCCGGCATATTCTCCGTTGGTGGCCAAATAGGCCTGTTGTGCTTGTCGAAGCATTTGGAGTTTTTCGATGACGCGTGCTTCGATGTTAGCAATTCGCTTTTCTTCTTGCATGACATCGTCAACGCCCTTGTAAAGCTTATAGCCTACGGCCAAAGCTGCGATGAGAAAAACAATCGATAAGATTCTAGTCAAATTCATTTTTCAGTGGATTTTACTTCTTATATAAAGGTTGATGGTATCTAATAAGATGCTATTTTATGCATTTATTTTCAAAATTAAAATATCCTTTCCATATTCTTATGTCATTCAGCGATTTTATCTTCCAAAAAAGATGATGTTTTTCATCATTGGGAATTTGGTTTATTTCCTCTAAACTCATGAAGCGCACATCTTCAATTAGTTGTGCGTGATCTGGGAGTTCAGGATCGGTTCCCCTTTTCAATTGACCTGATTCTTTGGAGACTTCAAAAAAAAGCTCCACTGCATGAAGGGGTGGTTTGAGAAATTCGGTAACCGTTAATAAAGGACCTATTTGGATCATGAACCCAGTTTCTTCCAAAAACTCCCTTTTGAGGTTTTCGGGAGCGGTGGATTGGTAGTCCATGCCCCCTCCAGGGACATTCCAAAAGCATTTTCCGTTACCCATATGATGCTTGACCATCAAGATCTTGTCTTCCAGGATGAGAACGCCATTTACCCTCGTGCGTAATCTACCCCCAAATTTCTCATTGATTTCTTTTTCTAAATTCTGCATTTAAGCTGTAGATTCGCTTTTACATGAATAAAGATAATCAAGATATTCCGAAACCAGCGAGCCTGATACGTCAAAATTTCCCACATGAGCCCACAGAGGGCCAAAGGGCTTTCTTTGGCTTGATGGATACCTTCTTGGATAAGGATTTTGATAAGAAGCCTACGTTTATTCTCAGGGGATATGCAGGGACAGGAAAGACTTCCGTGATCGCAGCCGTGGTGAAGTCTTTGGCCCGATTGAATTTCCGCTCATTGCTTTTGGCGCCTACAGGGAGGGCAGCCAAGGTAATGTCTGCTTATTCTGGAAGGATGGGCTTTACCATCCATAAGATCATTTACCGTCCAAAGGAGCAAGAGGGATTTGCCGGAGCTGGTTTTGACCTGCAGAAGAACTACTATAAAAACACGGTATTTATCGTGGACGAGGCTTCTATGTTGGCAGATGATGCCCTTGGGGGAAGCAACTTGCTGCGGGATCTGTTGCAGTACGTTTTTCAGCACTCCACCAATAGGCTGATTTTGATTGGCGATACGGCTCAATTGCCACCAGTGAGCAGCGAAAACAGTCCTGCGCTGGACGGGAATTACCTTATCCAACATTATGGTCTGGATGTCCTGGAAGCCGAGCTTACCGAGGTAATGCGGCAGCAATTGGACTCGGGAATCCTCTACAATGCCACTGAGCTGAGAAAAGAGGTGATCAAGAAGGAACCTGTCATTTCGTTTACAATCAAAGGGTTTCCTGATTTTTATAAAATGACCAGTGAACGGTTGGAGGATGGTCTGCGCTATGCCTATAATAAATATGGAGTGGAAAACACCATCATCATTACACGATCCAATAAAGCAGCCGTACAATATAACCAGTATATCCGTAGGGCGATTCACTTTTACGAAGAGGAAATTTCTACAGGGGATATGCTGATGATCGTGAGGAATAATTATACCTATATGGCCGAATCCGACAAGGTGAGTTTTTTGGCAAATGGTGATTTTGTGGAAGTGGTAAAAATCCGCTCTTTTGAGGAAATGTACGGGCTGAGGTTTGCGACATTGGAGCTGAGACTGATTGACTATCCCGAGGAGTCTTTTTTCGAGGCAAAGGTCATCTTGGACACGCTCTATACTTCATCTACTGCCCTTAGTGCAGAAGCTTCAAGGGAATTGTACCGACAGGTAACAGAAGATTACGCAGGGGTGGAGAACAGAAAAGAACGACGTGAATACATCAAGAAAGATCCTTATCTCAATGCATTACAGGTGAAATTTGCCTATGCGCTAACCTGTCATAAGAGTCAGGGAGGGCAGTGGAATGCCGTCTTCGTAGATCAAGGTTATGTGACAGAAGATCAGTTGGATACTGCTTATATTCGGTGGTTGTACACCGCCTTGACCAGGGCTACAGCAGAGGTGTTTTTAGTGAATTTTCATGCCAATTTCTTTGTGGGATGATTAAAGTGAGTGTTTTAATGGCATATATAAAAAGCCCATTAGCTTGATTATTCTACAAAAAATCGGAACATTTACGAAGCCATACGTTTAAGGGTTTAGGGTGTGGATATTGAAGATAAGTATATTTGGAACGAAAATTGAAGCTAATTTTCTATTAGTAATTAATAAAGACCAACTGAAATGAAAAAGTTAATTCTAATTTTTGCCGTGGCGTTTTCAGCATTTGCTGTGCAGGCACAAAGTGAAACTGAAAAGGCTACCGCCGAGAAAGAAGTAGTAAAGGGGCCAGTGATTACCTTCGAAGAGACCGAAAAGGACTTTGGTGAAATCACGCAAGGAACCAAGGTGGAACACACCTTTAAGTTTACCAACACTGGAACGGAAGTGCTCAAAATATCAAATGTAGCCGCTACGTGCGGATGTACCGTGCCAAATTGGCCAAAAGAACCGGTGGCTCCAGGGAAAACTGGTGAAATCAAGGTGAGCTTTAACTCTGCAGGGAAAATGGGCAAGCAACGTAGCGTCGTGAGAATTTACTCCAATGCTTCTGAGCCTATTGAAAAGGTAGCATTGATCTCCAATGTGACCAAAGACGGAAAATAACCTAGCATCAAGATTTCAGATGCTAAGCGTGAGATATTAGACTAAACCTCCGGGAAAGTAGGCCAAGGGCCATCTTTCCCGGAGGTTTGTTTTTTTAGGTTGCTATGACAGCTTAAGAACAACCGGACTTGCGGTACTTGATCACTTCGGAGATAAGTCCAGTGGTCGCTAAAATGATTACCAAGATATAAACATGATCCAAATAAGGAATAGCATGATCAACTCTCATCAAAAGAAGCATTGAGACGATTATCGCAAGAAATGAAATGATATTTATGATGAGTTTTTTCATGTGGGGCATTAATAAAAATCACTTGGTCCAAAAGATCTCATAAAGCTAATGGATGCTATGCCGTGGCCTGCCATAGCAGTCACAGCCAAAACACCAATACCGCCTGTTAGAACTGCTAGTCCAACCGTAGCAAATGCCCAACCACAATCTTCACTCATTCCTCATCTTACCTTTTCCATACTTTCAAAACTAAGCTCTTTCATAATTTACAAAATTTAACGTAAATACATAGATTTATCAATGGGCTCAATTTATCCCTGATCCACTGCAATTTCCTTGCAGTCAACTGTTTTTTTTGTTTGAATCTGTGTTAATGACCACCATGTGCGACAAAATATAGGTAGCAGGATTGTTTTATAAAATGACTAAAAAGTTGTTGAAAATCCGGATTCGACCAAGCAGCGGGTATCAAATCGTTATTGAGAATGCAGCTATGATGGTATCGAGAAACGGGAACGTCATAACTATGGATCAAGCTGAAAAGTTGGGGGGGATTAGGGTTGGTTTCGATAGCACGCAGATGATGCAGATTAATAAGATTTACGCTGATTTTTTATAATAAACGCGATTTAAAATACCGTCATTGCGAATGCAGAGCAACGGAGTGAAGCAATCTCGTTTTCTTAATACGGGATTGCCACGTTCCCGATAGGTCGGGACAGGCTATACTTCCTCGCAATGACGGATTTATACTGATTTTATAATCTACACATTCCTATTGCTAAATTAAAGAGAAATATGCTTACCAAAACCACATGGAAATCTCTCATCTTCCAGAAATATTGCTTGGTCCTCAAAATGTGCTAAAAAGGAGGCAAGCGAAAAAGTTGAGGGCATGAATCCCTTTATTTCAATAGGATTTCTTTTTTGTTTTTTTGCCACAAAGATTCTAAGACCCAAAGCTGTTTGTTTTCCATGAAATTTGGAATCCGCCTACAAAACACTTCGTGTCTTGGCGGCTTCGTGGCGACATACCAAATGACTATAAATCTTCTCCCGCCCCCAGAAATATTGCTTGATCCATAACTATGACGTCATTGCGACGACCAGAGGAAGGAAGCAATCTCGGCTTCGTGTGAAACATGGGATTGATTCTTTCCCAATAGCTACGGGATAGGCTATACTTCCTCGCAATGCGGTAAATGAAATCGTCATAGCGAGCCATTATATGCAAAAAAACACAGAGCCTTGTTGTTGGGATTTTAAAATTGAGTTAAAAAATCGTATTGGTAAAGGCAATCTTCACTTTCATCTGGAAGTTTTTGATCACTTTGAAGATTTCGATGAGGGTTACCTTTTCGATTTTGGTGAGGCTGTCGATGCTGATGAAGTTTTCGGGTTCCATTTTGTCCAGCATGATCTGTTTGGCTTGCCGGTCCAGTCGCAGTCCCATCAGGTAATAATAGGCTTGTTTAAGTTCCAAGAGTTCTTCTTCTGTGATATGATTGGTCTTAGCAAGGGCATCTAGTCGTTCGCCCGTATTGGTCAGGAAAATCTTGTCTTTGAGCGCAAACACCCGGGTGATGTCCACAATGGGCGTCATGGCCTTTTTGATATCAAAGACCTTTTGCTCACCAACAGTGAATGTCCTGATCCCCTTGAAAAAGGTCAGGGGAGGTTCGTATTGCAGGGCATTGGTGGCCATGTTAAAGAAAAAGCGTTCCAGCGGGACATCCAGCTGCTTGTCCATGTAGCCGTGCAGCTCATCCAAAATGCTGAAGTCCCCATAAATCGGACGGTTGTCGAAGAAAGTGGAATACTTCATGACCGTCTCTTGTGTGGACTCCATCATCCAGGCATCATAGTTGCGCTTCCAGTGGGAGAGTGAATGGGTCCATTTGGGGTTTTTGGCCATGAACCCGCCTTTGCAAAAGCTGAAACCAATGGTATCCAAATGAGAGGAGATTTTGTCGGCAAAGTCCAGGAAATATGCCCGAACCTCTTCACGGTGTTCGTTGGCTTTGTCCTCGTAAATGATCGCGTTGTCCTGATCGGTTTTGAGGGTTTGTTCTTTGCGGCCTTCACTTCCCAATGTGATAAACACAAACTTGGAAGGCGGGGGGCCTACTTCATGGATAACATCATCTATCACACGAAGGGCAATGGTATCGGAGACGGTGGTGATGACCTGATTGACTGTTTCGGACTTGACACCTCGCTGAAGCAATTGCTCCACAATGGCCGGCACCTGGCTCCATTTTTCCCGAAGTTCACCCACAGAAGTGGCCTGTTTTACGGATTGGATAAAAAGAAAGGGCGATTGTGACTGCTCACTGAGGAGTTTGGTCCGGGAAATAAATCCCGTAAACTTCCCTTCATTTTCCACCAAGAGATAGCGGGTTTTGGTTTGGAACATCAGGAGCAGGGATTCATAGATATAAGCATCCGCGTCAATGGACACGATATCCCTTTTGGTGATTTCTGCCACAGGAGTAGTAGTGGGAATATTCTGTGCGATGACCTGGTCCCGCAGGGTGATGTCTGTGACATAGCCGATGATGCTGTCTGCTTCATCAGTGATGAAAATACAGCTGGTTTTTTCCTCGCCCATGATCTTGGCGGCTTCGGCTATGGTGGATTGTGCTTGTGCAGTGACCAATTCGCGCGGATTTAGCGAGCCAACTTTTTGCGTATAGAACGTGTCGGAAGTGATGTTGTTTTGTTGGGGATAATAGGTGGCGCCTTTGATGAAGTGCACGAATTCAGGCTCCAGCATGCGTTCACCAAATTCCCTTACAAAATGATCCCTGAATGTTTGTTGTTCTTGACAAATCAGGTGGAATTCCTCTGGAGTGAGGCGCATCACCTTGGTATTGGGCAGGGTGTCCACCGTCTGTAAGGAGATTCCTTTGTTGTACAGTAGCGAAATTCCCCCAAACCAAGCGCCCGGCCCATACTGTTCTATTCGCCGCTTCTTTTGGTTGCGGTCATAAAAGTATCCTTCAAACCCTCCCTCGACGATAAAATCAAATCCCTCAATGCCAGATTGGTTTTGGAGGTATAGCCGCTGGGATTTGGCGTATTTTACTTCCTTGAATTTTTGGCTGAGTTGATTTTGAGCAGTTTCAGGGAGTGCTGTAAATGGCTTGGTAAAATATACCATGGGTAATTCCTGTTTTAAAGTTGGTTTTCTAAAAATATGAAAAAATAAAAAATTAATTGCGATGACAATACATTCAGTGAAAATATAATTGGTTCGATATGATTTATGGTGGGTGCTGAACTGGCTTGTTGCGTGGTAGAGCTGTGGAATAGAATAATCGTTTTGATTGTCTTACAGGGGGTGCTGATCAGGGAAATCGCTTTTTAAAAAATGTTGTATAAATCACAATTTCTAATTCGTTGTCATCCCGACTTGAGGAGGGATTTCAATTTTAAATAAGAGATTCCTTCCCGATATATTGGGGTCGGAATAGCCTGTCCCGAAATCCTTCGGGACAGGCTGGTGGATATCGGGGACAAAGGCATTGTTAGAATGGCGTAGCTAGTGGAATACGCAGTCGCTCATCTAAAAGCGATTTCCCCGGGACGCTGATTGAGAATGATGAATAAGAAGGAGAACACCATTACCAAAAGCCAGAATCTTTCAATGCTACAACGAGGTAAATCGTTTTTGAACTATCAGTGAAATGATGTCAGCCTGAGCGAACCTGGCGGACAAACAGGTCCGCTTGGTCTGACACCATATTGCTTGAATTGAATAACACCATTGGCTAAAAACGATTTCCCTGATGCGACAACCTTTAAGTCTCTCAATGGTTTAAATTAATTACATTTAAAAGAACCAAATGAATGGACAGACCGTTTTTACTCTTTGTCAACTTATTTTAAACCATTAGTAACAATGAATAACAAAGATTTGACGTTTATTTTTGACCTGAACGGTACCATAATAGATGATATGCATTTTCACACTAAAGCTTGGCACCAGCTGTTCAATGAGGACTTGGGCGCCAATCTCAGCTGGGAAGAAGTGAAAGTAGAGATGTACGGAAAGAATCCGGAAGTTTTGGACAGGGTTTTCGGAAAGGGGCGTTTTACTGAGCAGGAAGCAGATCAATGGTCCATGGAAAAAGAGAAAAGGTACCAGCAGGAATATAAACCCCATTTGTCCTTGATCAAAGGGCTGGGCGGGTTTTTTGAAACAGCAGAAAAAGCTGGAGTGAAAATGGCCCTTGGGACGGCAGCCATTCCCTTCAATGTGGATTTTGCACTGGATAACCTGGATATCAGAAAGTACTTCTCCGCCATCGTCACTGCAGATGATGTGAAGCTGAGCAAGCCCCATCCAGATACTTTTGTGATGGCAGCAGAAGCCCTGGGAAGGGAGCCGGAGGATTGTGTTGTTTTTGAAGATGCACCGAAAGGGGTGGAAGCAGCCCAGAATGCAGGTATGAAAGCTGTGGTACTTACCACTGCGCACCCCAGAGAGGACTTCGATCAATATTCCAATGTGCTGGCCTTCATTGAGGATTATGACGATCCCTTTATAAAGGAGTTGATCTAACGATAAAATTTTGGACACAAATGGCTCCAGAGATAAACACAGGTTAATGGACTTTATTTTACTTTGATCTGTGTTTATCTTTCGATAGAATAATAGAAGTATTTCTGTGAAGATTGTTTGGCTAGATGAATGTACTGAGCCAGGCTTCCAGCCTGTGGTAGCGTAATGTGTTTGGGTATATGCCCCAAGGCCTTGCTTTGGATCAATGCCAGGTAAGGCTTTCAGCCTTCGGTTCTCGTCTCGATAGGGGTAGGATGAAAATTAGTCTTGATGTGGCTGCAAGTCGAATTTCGGGCTTAGAGTAGCAATGCAGGATCCACTTCGAAAGCCAAGATGCTTTAAACAGGGAAACTGAGGTTATCATCTTCCAATTTTACAATCTTTCAATCAAAGTTTCAGCCAGTTGCTGTGACCAAGAGCGGTAGATATTTCCACTGGGATGGAGTCCATCGGAAGTAAGGTTTTCTTCCAAGTGGCCAATTTGGCGGTATTCGGTAGTGATGTCCACGAATGTAACGCCCCTTTCTTCCGTGATTTGTCGTTGAGCTTGGTTATAGGAGTCAATTTCAGCCGCTATTTTTTCCTTGTCCACTTGCTGCTGCTCGGCAAACTGGGTGACGCCCCAGTCAGGGATTGAAATGACCACGACCCGGTTGGTGTTGCCATCGGCAAAATGGATGGCTTGGTCCAATAGCGCTTCGAATTCCAGTTTGTAATTTTCTACAGATCGGCCTCTGTACTGATTATTGACACCGATGAGGAGGCTGACGATCGAGTAAGTGTTGCCTTCAATATGGGCAGAATCAATGCCTTGTTGGAGTTCGTCAGTGGTCCAGCCGGTGGTGGCGATGATCTTAGATAGCGTAATGTTAACCCCCTTGGCGGTGAGTGATTTGGTCAATTGGGCAGGATAGGTTTCGTTATCACTGACACCTTCACCAATGGTGTAAGAGTCTCCAAGTGCCAGGTAGGTCAATGCTTCAGTAGGATTGGTCATGTCCTTGTTTTTGGGTGTTTGTGATGAATAGGGGGTTGGTGAAAGATTGGTGCCATTGGTGGCGCAGGCTGAAAGTCCGATTGACAGCAGGCTGATTAAGGTCGAAAAGAGCGATAGGGTTTTCATGCTTCAACATACGATGTTTATCGGGTTGGGGATTATCCGTGTGGTTTAGTACGAACGGTCATGCTCATCCTGAAAGATCTTTTCTGTCATTTCAAAAATCCCTTGGTCTGCGTCCATTTTTACCCTTGCTCCGATAGGCACGATAAACTGCTTGCTGACATGGCCGATCATAGCTCCACGGTAAGCAGGAATGGCCAACGGCTTGATGTAGTCTTCCAGGATTTGCCAAATGGTCAATGAACCGTATCCTCCGGAAGGTTCGCATTCTGAACATTGGCCAAAGATAAAACCATTGATTTCATCCAGTGCCCCCATGAGCATCAGGGTGCTCATCATGCGGTCCACGCGGTAAGGATCCTCCCCGACATCTTCAAGGAAAAGGATTTTGTCCTTGAATTCGGGCAGGTAAGGGGAGCCGGCGGTTCCTGTCAAGACCGTCAGGTTTCCGCCCACAATGATTCCCTCGGCAGTGCCAGAA from Echinicola soli encodes the following:
- a CDS encoding HAD family hydrolase, giving the protein MNNKDLTFIFDLNGTIIDDMHFHTKAWHQLFNEDLGANLSWEEVKVEMYGKNPEVLDRVFGKGRFTEQEADQWSMEKEKRYQQEYKPHLSLIKGLGGFFETAEKAGVKMALGTAAIPFNVDFALDNLDIRKYFSAIVTADDVKLSKPHPDTFVMAAEALGREPEDCVVFEDAPKGVEAAQNAGMKAVVLTTAHPREDFDQYSNVLAFIEDYDDPFIKELI
- a CDS encoding DUF1573 domain-containing protein, whose protein sequence is MKKLILIFAVAFSAFAVQAQSETEKATAEKEVVKGPVITFEETEKDFGEITQGTKVEHTFKFTNTGTEVLKISNVAATCGCTVPNWPKEPVAPGKTGEIKVSFNSAGKMGKQRSVVRIYSNASEPIEKVALISNVTKDGK
- a CDS encoding SGNH/GDSL hydrolase family protein — encoded protein: MKTLSLFSTLISLLSIGLSACATNGTNLSPTPYSSQTPKNKDMTNPTEALTYLALGDSYTIGEGVSDNETYPAQLTKSLTAKGVNITLSKIIATTGWTTDELQQGIDSAHIEGNTYSIVSLLIGVNNQYRGRSVENYKLEFEALLDQAIHFADGNTNRVVVISIPDWGVTQFAEQQQVDKEKIAAEIDSYNQAQRQITEERGVTFVDITTEYRQIGHLEENLTSDGLHPSGNIYRSWSQQLAETLIERL
- a CDS encoding NUDIX domain-containing protein — encoded protein: MQNLEKEINEKFGGRLRTRVNGVLILEDKILMVKHHMGNGKCFWNVPGGGMDYQSTAPENLKREFLEETGFMIQIGPLLTVTEFLKPPLHAVELFFEVSKESGQLKRGTDPELPDHAQLIEDVRFMSLEEINQIPNDEKHHLFWKIKSLNDIRIWKGYFNFENKCIK
- a CDS encoding ATP-dependent DNA helicase; the protein is MNKDNQDIPKPASLIRQNFPHEPTEGQRAFFGLMDTFLDKDFDKKPTFILRGYAGTGKTSVIAAVVKSLARLNFRSLLLAPTGRAAKVMSAYSGRMGFTIHKIIYRPKEQEGFAGAGFDLQKNYYKNTVFIVDEASMLADDALGGSNLLRDLLQYVFQHSTNRLILIGDTAQLPPVSSENSPALDGNYLIQHYGLDVLEAELTEVMRQQLDSGILYNATELRKEVIKKEPVISFTIKGFPDFYKMTSERLEDGLRYAYNKYGVENTIIITRSNKAAVQYNQYIRRAIHFYEEEISTGDMLMIVRNNYTYMAESDKVSFLANGDFVEVVKIRSFEEMYGLRFATLELRLIDYPEESFFEAKVILDTLYTSSTALSAEASRELYRQVTEDYAGVENRKERREYIKKDPYLNALQVKFAYALTCHKSQGGQWNAVFVDQGYVTEDQLDTAYIRWLYTALTRATAEVFLVNFHANFFVG
- a CDS encoding DUF3822 family protein, which gives rise to MSNTSGLSLLFYPQRLIVLAKNQNGLVIGVNDYPFVEKNELEMILQKDLFISQKASHCEATLYVYSPDFCLVPSVLFDASEAETYLNFSTKTDGTDSFYSSLNEDQLVIVGGIEKATLAIFSKYVNNLSLKHGSSLAITYLLGEKPLMLNQELAVIIEDNEVYIAGFTNKELKFFNRFEVRNNQDFLKYSFSVLHQLAFDRMHCKITLCGNLEEINVQEQVLRKYFKNMEITSPKPTQNYLPGAESFRETKKLEAFWAS
- a CDS encoding DUF294 nucleotidyltransferase-like domain-containing protein: MVYFTKPFTALPETAQNQLSQKFKEVKYAKSQRLYLQNQSGIEGFDFIVEGGFEGYFYDRNQKKRRIEQYGPGAWFGGISLLYNKGISLQTVDTLPNTKVMRLTPEEFHLICQEQQTFRDHFVREFGERMLEPEFVHFIKGATYYPQQNNITSDTFYTQKVGSLNPRELVTAQAQSTIAEAAKIMGEEKTSCIFITDEADSIIGYVTDITLRDQVIAQNIPTTTPVAEITKRDIVSIDADAYIYESLLLMFQTKTRYLLVENEGKFTGFISRTKLLSEQSQSPFLFIQSVKQATSVGELREKWSQVPAIVEQLLQRGVKSETVNQVITTVSDTIALRVIDDVIHEVGPPPSKFVFITLGSEGRKEQTLKTDQDNAIIYEDKANEHREEVRAYFLDFADKISSHLDTIGFSFCKGGFMAKNPKWTHSLSHWKRNYDAWMMESTQETVMKYSTFFDNRPIYGDFSILDELHGYMDKQLDVPLERFFFNMATNALQYEPPLTFFKGIRTFTVGEQKVFDIKKAMTPIVDITRVFALKDKIFLTNTGERLDALAKTNHITEEELLELKQAYYYLMGLRLDRQAKQIMLDKMEPENFISIDSLTKIEKVTLIEIFKVIKNFQMKVKIAFTNTIF